A segment of the Bacillus licheniformis DSM 13 = ATCC 14580 genome:
ATATGGAAGAAAAGCTGGGATTATAAAAAATCCCGGCTTTTTTGCTTATATTGCCCAAAAAATGGTGAAAATGAAAACAAGCTGGAGGTGATTCAACATGAAAAAAGCGAAAAGGCGAACATTTGAAGAACTTGTCTCGGAAAATAAAAAGGAGCTCATGACCAACCAGGAGTTTCTTGATCGGCTGGAAGATAAGCTTGAAGAGAAATTTAAGCTGAAGTGAGTTTTTAAAAATCGATTCATGTTTACGCTCCTTTTTGAGAATCCTAATGCTGAAAAGGAGGGATAGACATGCCGAGAGAACACGACAAACAGTCTAAATTTGCCCCGAGCCATCTTGGGACAAAACCGGTAGAATATAAGCGCAACAAAGGAAAAAAGATGCATGATAAATCAGGAGAAACACCGATCATTATGCAGACAAAAGGCGAGTAAAGATGAAAAGGAGGCAGAGACCCGAATGACACATCAAAAACATCATCCGGATGACAGATCAGACAACGTAGAAAAGCTTCAAGACATGGTGCAGAACACAATCGAAAACATTGAGGAGTCTGAAGAGCAGCTGTCTTTTGCCAGCGAGGCGGAACAGGAACAGATCCGCGAAAAAAATGAACGCCGAAATGAAAGCATTGAGGCGATGCGCAATGAAATCCATGACGAGGCGGAAGCCCGCAAAAACGGATATCATCAATAAACCAGGGCGACCTGGTTTTTTTGCATGAAGCCGTCCGTCGTGTTTTTGCCCATTGTATATGCTAGAATTGGATTAAATACATTTGTGAAAAGGGAGTAGAGGGAATTTGTACGTCTCAAAAAAAGAAATAGAAGTCCGCTATGCCGAAACAGACCAAATGGGTGTCGTCTATCACGCCAATTATTTGATTTGGATGGAGGTAGGCCGGACGGCTTTAATTAAAGAACTCGGCTTTTCTTATGCCGAAATGGAGAAAGACGGCATCCTGTCGCCTGTCGTGGATATCAATGTCCGCTACGTCAAACCTCTTCGCTACGGTGAAACAGCGACGGTACATACGTGGATTGAAGATTACAACGGCTTTAAAACGGTATATGGGTATGAAATTTTTAATTCCGCCGGAGAAACCGCTGTGAAGGGAACATCGTCCCATATTTGCGTTGACGGGGACAGCTTCAAACCGGTTCAGTTCCGCAAGCTTTATCCAAAGTGGCATGAAGCATACGAAGAGGCCAAAAAGTAATGGCGTTCGGTATTAAAAGAAACGAGCTGAACGAATGGAAGCGCGCCGTTTTAAACGGCGAAGTTGCGTTTCTTACGCATTACTGGCTCGATGACAGGTATCCGGATGTCAAAACGGTGACAAAAGCAGGATGCGCGAACATTGAGAAGCTTGCAGAGTGGGGCAAACAGTACGGACTGAAAAAAGAGTGGATTGATAAAAGAAGCGAATTTCCCCACTTTGATTTATTGGGAGAGAAGCAGATCATGATTTTAAAACAAGAAAAGCTCTCAAGCCATATCAAGCGTTTCAGGCTTGAATAATACGGTGTTTTAAAGAAACTCGGACATCCTTGAAACAAGCAAGCATTGTTCTTGCTTGTTTCATTTTGATGAGCAAAAACGTATCTTTAGTTTCAGTTATATTGTCATCATCTGTTTCAATCACAAAGTTCACCTTTACTTCAGTGTTTTTCATGCCTTGATAAGCCATTTTATTTTTCGTAAAAAAGTCCCTAAAACAAGAAGTTTTAGGGGGAAAGAGTGAGCGGCTGATTAATTTTGATTGTCTAATTTATGCAGGATGTCCTTATCTATTTGCTTCTCGCTCGCTTTTTCTTTGCTGGATATGATTTCCCTTCTATCTTCCCAATGAATAATATAGTACTGACCTTTCTGCATTTTTTCTTGAGAAGAGAGCTTTAGGTTTTTGGATTTCCCATCTTTATCATAACCCGTAACATCATAGTTATAATTTATATATGTGTATCCATCACTTGCTTTTTCTTTCACGACTTTTGGATCTGTTGTAATTTTGACGTAATAATCTTCCGTTGAATAATATCCGGAATATAAAAAGTAGCCCCCGACCAAAATTATCAGTCCTGCCGTTAAAATTCCTAAAAACCATTTCATCATTTATCACCTCGGAACCCATCATATATAAAACCTCCCAACGAAACCATTGATTTATCTTACATATTCCTTTCACATTTGTAAGCAATAAAAGTCCAAGCGCATCAAAAAAACAGCTGCTTGGAGCAGGGAAGTTGCCCATTGCTCAGGAAGCATTAGAATCATCAACATGACGGTGTAATGTTTTCAAAGCAAAAGGACATCTTTCCGGCGAAGATGTCCTTTGAAAATATCCATCATTATCTATTGGGACTTCCATCAATATATCTCTGCACCCTTGTTGGGGATGACTGCAATAGAAAGTGTGCCATCCGGACAAACCAAAATCTCAAGACGCATTTTTGAAGTTTTAATCAATGAAAAAATTAAGAGCAGTCAAAATTATAGAAAAACCTAAAATAGTACCTACGACAATGCTATGCCGTTTACGATTCATTACAACAACAGCGATATATTCACGGATCATGGCGTTCGGCCAATAATAAAAAGCGGTTTTTGAACCGATCCCCTGGCTCTTTAAGCCTGCTCGTTTTGCATATAGGCTGGCGCGGAACAGGTGGAAATTGTTTGTTGTGAAGATGCTGTTGTATTTGCCGTCTGATAATGAGTCCATCAGTTGTTTGGAGAAAAGCATATTTTGATATGT
Coding sequences within it:
- a CDS encoding YbgC/FadM family acyl-CoA thioesterase → MYVSKKEIEVRYAETDQMGVVYHANYLIWMEVGRTALIKELGFSYAEMEKDGILSPVVDINVRYVKPLRYGETATVHTWIEDYNGFKTVYGYEIFNSAGETAVKGTSSHICVDGDSFKPVQFRKLYPKWHEAYEEAKK
- a CDS encoding acid-soluble spore protein N — encoded protein: MPREHDKQSKFAPSHLGTKPVEYKRNKGKKMHDKSGETPIIMQTKGE
- a CDS encoding YxeA family protein, producing MKWFLGILTAGLIILVGGYFLYSGYYSTEDYYVKITTDPKVVKEKASDGYTYINYNYDVTGYDKDGKSKNLKLSSQEKMQKGQYYIIHWEDRREIISSKEKASEKQIDKDILHKLDNQN
- the tlp gene encoding small acid-soluble spore protein Tlp gives rise to the protein MTHQKHHPDDRSDNVEKLQDMVQNTIENIEESEEQLSFASEAEQEQIREKNERRNESIEAMRNEIHDEAEARKNGYHQ
- a CDS encoding FbpB family small basic protein, with the translated sequence MKKAKRRTFEELVSENKKELMTNQEFLDRLEDKLEEKFKLK